CCGCGGCGCTGGAGGGCGGCTACTGGGAGCCGACCGACGAGTTCGAGGTGCCGGACACCTACACGGTCGACGGGGAGACGTTCCGCGACTCCCACGCGCACCCGGTGGAGCGGTGGACCCTGGCGGGGATCTTCGCGCAGTCCTCCAACACGGGCACCGTGATGATGGGGCAGGACATCCCGTTCGCCGTGCGGTACGACTACCTGCGCAAGTTCGGGTTCGGGCAGCGCACCGCCCTCGGCATGCCGGGGGAGAGCGCGGGCCTGCTGCCCGCCGAGAACGTCGACGAGGTCGAGAACCGCACGCCGTACACGATCCTGTTCGGCCAGGGCGTGGCGGTGAGCGCGATGCAGGCCACCCAGGTGTTCTCCACGGTCGCCAACGACGGCGTGCGGATGCCGGCGTCGCTGGTCGCCGCGACCCGGACGAGCACGGGGGAGACGACCCCGGTCGACCCGGGGGAGGGGACCCGTGTCGTCTCGGCCGAGACCGCGGGCCGGCTCATGCGGATGATGGAGTCCGCCACCAGCGCCGAGGGCACCGGCTCCGCGGCCCAGGTCCCCGGCTACCGGGTGGCGGGCAAGACGGGCACCGCGCAGATGTTCGAGGGGGGCGGCACCACGTACGTCGCCTCGTACATCGGGGTCGCCCCGGCGGACGACCCCCGCTACACGGTGTCGGTGTTCCTCAAGAGCCCGCGCTCGTCCATCTACGGCGGCGTGGTCGCGGCGCCGGTGTTCTCCGAGCTGATGGGCTACACGCTGCGCAAGGCCGGCGTCCCGCCGTCGCAGGAGCCCTTCAAGCCCTTCCCGACGACCTGGTGACGTGGCCGCAGCAGGTAGGTTCTACCCCGTGACATCCCCGACCGCTCGCATCCGCCCCACGGTGCCCTCGCCCCGGTCGCTGGCCGACCTCGCCGCCGCCTTCGGGCTGGCGGCCACCCGTCCCGTCCCCGCGCAGGCCCAGGTCAGCGCGGTGGCGAGCGACAACCGGGTGGTGGCCGACGGGGACCTGTTCGTCGCGCTGCCGGGCGCCCGGGCGCACGGCGCCGACTTCGCCGCCGACGCCGTCCGGCGGGGTGCGGCGGCGGTGCTGACCGACGCCGCCGGCGCGGAACGCCTGGCCGACCTCGACGTGCCGGTGCTGGTGGCCGACGAGCCGCGCACCGTCCTCGGCCCGGTGGCCGCGTGGGTGCACCGCGAGCCCGCCGAGCAGCTCGCGACGTTCGGCGTGACGGGCACCAACGGCAAGACCACGACCTCCTACCAGGTGGACCACCTGCTGCGGGCGCTCGGACGGCGCGGCGGCCTCGTCGGCACGGTCGAGACCCGGGCCGGGGACCAGGTGCTGCCCAGCCGCCTCACCACGCCCGAGGCCGCGGACCTGCAGGCGCTGCTGGCCGCGATGCGGGAGCTCGGCGTCGACGCCCTGACGATGGAGGTCTCCTCCCACGCGATCGCGATGCACCGCGTGGACGGGGTCGTCTACGACGTGGCGGGCTTCACGAACCTCAGCCAGGACCACCTCGACTTCCACGGGGACCTGGAGTCCTACTTCGGGGCCAAGGCCGAGCTCTTCACGCCCGCCCGGTCGCGCCGCGCCGTCGTCGTGGTGGACGACGTGTGGGGCGAGCGCATGGCGGCCGCGGCCACGGTTCCCGTGGAGACGGTGCGCACGGTGCCGGCGCCCGCGGGCGCCCCGGCCGCCGACTGGACGGTCGACCACGTCGAGCCGCACGGCACCGGCTCCGCGTTCACCCTGACGCACGCTGACGGGCGCACGCTGCGCACCGCCACCTCGCTGCCCGGCGGCTTCAACGTCGCCAACGCCGCCCTGGCCGTCGTCATGGTGCTCGCCTCCGGTGTGCCGGTGGGCGACGTCGCGGCCGCGCTGGACGCCGCCGACGGCCTCAGCGCCCGCGTGCCGGGCCGCATGGAGGTCGTCGCGCCCGGCGACGCGGCCGACCCGCGCGTCGTCGTCGACTTCGCGCACAACACCGACGCCCTCGAGCTGGCGCTCGCCGCGCTGCGCCCCACCACGCCGGGACGGCTCGTCGTCGTCTTCGGCGCCACGGGCGACCGCGACCCGGGCAAGCGCGGCGCGATGGGCGCGGCCGCCGTCGCCGGAGCCGACGTGGTCGTCGTGACCGACGACGACCCGCACGACGAGGACGCCGCCGTCGTGCGCGCCGCCGTGCTGGCCGGGGCGCGCGAGGCGCTCGCCGCCGCCCGGGCCGCCGGGCGCGAGGTGTCGCTCGTCGAGGTGGCCCCCCGCGCGGACGCGATCCGCCGGGCCGTCCTCGACGCGGCCCCGGGGGACACGGTGCTGGTCGCCGGGCGCGGCCACGAGACCATCCAGGAGGTCGGCGGGGTCGACCTCGAGCTGGACGACCGCGTCGAGGCGCGCACCGCGGTGCACGCCCGCGCAGAGAGGAACACCTCCGCATGATCGAGCTGACCGCGGCCGAGGTCGCCGCAGCCACCGACGGGACGCTGCACGGCGCCGACGGCGCCGTCGTCACCGGACCGGTGGTCGTCGACTCCCGTCAGGTCACCTCCGGGGCGCTGTTCGTCGCGCTGCCCGGGGAGCACGTCGACGGCCACGACTTCGCCGTCGGCGCGGTGCGCGACGGCGCCGCGCTCGTCCTGGCGGCGCGGCCGCTGGACGGTGTGCCGACCGTCGTCGTGGACGACGTCCAGGTGGCCCTCGGCGAGCTGGCCCGCGCCGTGCTGGCGCGCCTGCGCGCCCAGGGCGAGGTGCGCGTCGTCGCCGTGACCGGGTCGATGGGCAAGACCACGACGAAGGACCTGCTGGGCCAGCTCCTGACGCCCGAGGTGGGCGAGGACGCGATCGTCGTGCCGACCGGCTCGTTCAACAACGAGATCGGGCTGCCGCTGACGGTGCTGCGGGCGGACGCCGGCACCCGGCTGCTCGTGCTGGAGATGGGCGCCGACCGGCCCGGCAACATCGCCGAGCTGACGCGGCTCGCCCCGCCGGACGTGGGCGTCGTGCTCGCGGTCGGCACCGCCCACCTCGGCCAGTTCGGCGACGTCGAGACCATCGCGCGCACCAAGGGCGAGATGGCCGAGGGCGTGCTGCCCGGCGGCACCGTGGTCCTCAACGTGGACGACTCGCGGGTCGCCGCGATGGCGTCGCGCGCCGCCGACGGCGCCGAGGTGGTGACGTTCGGGACGATCTCCGCCGCCGACGTGCGCGCGGTCGACGTCACGGTCGACGGCGGGCGCGCCGCGTTCACGCTCACGCACGGCGCGGCCACGGCCCCGGTCGCGCTGCGCCTGGTCGGGGCGCACCACGTCACCAACGCGCTGGCCGCGGCGACCGCCGCGCTGCGCCTCGGCGTGCCGCTCGACGTCGTCGCGGAGCGGCTCGGCCGCGCGACGCCGCTGAGCCCGCACCGCATGGCCGTCACGGACCGGCCCGACGGCGTGACGATCGTGGACGACGCGTACAACGCGAACCCGGACTCGGTGCGCGCGGCCCTGCGCACGCTCGCCGTCATGGCGGGACGCACCCGCCGCTCCGTCGCGGTGCTCGGTGAGATGCTGGAGCTCGGGGAGTCCTCCCGGGTCGAGCACGACGCCGTCGGCCGGCTCGCGGTGCGGCTCAACGTCAAGCTCCTCGTCGTCGTCGGCGAGGGGGCGTACCACGTCCACGAGGGGGCCCAGCAGGAGGGCTCCTGGGGGGAGGAGTCGCTCTTCGTGCCCGACCTGGACGCCGCGCGCGCCGTGCTCGCCGACGAGCTGCGCGCCGGGGACGTCGTGCTGGTCAAGGCGTCGCACGGCTCCGGCCTGTGGCGCCTCGCGGACGAGCTGGTGGAGGTCGGCGCATGATCGCGATCCTCGCGGCGGCCGGGGTGTCGCTGCTCGTGGCGCTGCTGGGCACGCCCCTGTTCATCCGGTTCCTCGTGCACCGCAACTACGGCCAGTTCGTCCGCCAGGACGGCCCGACGGCGCACTTCACCAAGCGTGGCACCCCCACGATGGGCGGCGTCGTCATCATCGCGGCGACCCTGCTGGGCGTGGCCGCGTCGATGATCATGGCGGGCCGGGCGCCGAGCGCCACGGTGCTGCTGGCGCTCTACCTCATGACCGGCCTCGGCCTGGTCGGGTTCCTCGACGACTTCACGAAGATCCGCAAGCAGCGGTCCCTCGGCCTGACGGCCCGGGCGAAGATCGTCGGGCAGGGCTTCGTCGGCATCTCGTTCGCGGTGCTCGCGCTGCAGTTCCCCAACGAGAACTCCCGCACCCCGGCCTCGACGAAGATCTCCGTCCTGCGCGACACCAACCTGGACCTGGCGTTCGCCGGCGCGACCATCGGCCTGATCCTCTTCGTGGTCTGGGCGAACTTCCTCATCACCGCGTGGTCCAACGCGGTCAACCTCACCGACGGACTCGACGGTCTGGCCACGGGCTCATCGCTCGTCGTGTTCGGCGCGTACGTGCTGGTGGGCGTCTGGCAGCTCAACCAGTCCTGCCAGCGGCTCGCCGCCGCCGGACCGGGCTGCTACGAGGTGCGCGACCCGCAGGACATCGCGATCGTCGCGGCGGCCGTCATGGGCGCCTGCGTCGGCTTCCTGTGGTGGAACGCCAGCCCCGCGAAGATCTTCATGGGCGACACGGGCTCGCTCGCGCTCGGCGGCGCCCTCGCGGCCCTGTCGATCCTGTCGCGGACCGAGATCCTCGCGGCCGTCATCGGCGGCCTGTTCGTCATCATCGTGCTCAGCGACGTCATCCAGATCGGCTCGTTCAAGCTCACCGGCAAGCGCGTGTTCAAGATGGCGCCCCTGCACCACCACTTCGAGCTGTCCGGGTGGGGCGAGGTGACGATCGTCATCCGGTTCTGGCTCGTCGCCGGGTTCTTCGCCGCGCTCGGGATGGGGGCGTTCTACGCCGAGTGGGTCGTCAGTTGATGTCCGGCGCGGACGGCCTCCTCGACGGCACCCGGGTCGTCGTGGCGGGGCTCGGGGTGACCGGGCGGGCCGTCGTCGACGCCGTGACGGGCCGCGCGGCGTCCGTGGTGACCGTGGACGCGCACGCGCCCGCCGCGGAC
This Isoptericola jiangsuensis DNA region includes the following protein-coding sequences:
- a CDS encoding UDP-N-acetylmuramoyl-L-alanyl-D-glutamate--2,6-diaminopimelate ligase, with the protein product MTSPTARIRPTVPSPRSLADLAAAFGLAATRPVPAQAQVSAVASDNRVVADGDLFVALPGARAHGADFAADAVRRGAAAVLTDAAGAERLADLDVPVLVADEPRTVLGPVAAWVHREPAEQLATFGVTGTNGKTTTSYQVDHLLRALGRRGGLVGTVETRAGDQVLPSRLTTPEAADLQALLAAMRELGVDALTMEVSSHAIAMHRVDGVVYDVAGFTNLSQDHLDFHGDLESYFGAKAELFTPARSRRAVVVVDDVWGERMAAAATVPVETVRTVPAPAGAPAADWTVDHVEPHGTGSAFTLTHADGRTLRTATSLPGGFNVANAALAVVMVLASGVPVGDVAAALDAADGLSARVPGRMEVVAPGDAADPRVVVDFAHNTDALELALAALRPTTPGRLVVVFGATGDRDPGKRGAMGAAAVAGADVVVVTDDDPHDEDAAVVRAAVLAGAREALAAARAAGREVSLVEVAPRADAIRRAVLDAAPGDTVLVAGRGHETIQEVGGVDLELDDRVEARTAVHARAERNTSA
- a CDS encoding UDP-N-acetylmuramoyl-tripeptide--D-alanyl-D-alanine ligase, with product MIELTAAEVAAATDGTLHGADGAVVTGPVVVDSRQVTSGALFVALPGEHVDGHDFAVGAVRDGAALVLAARPLDGVPTVVVDDVQVALGELARAVLARLRAQGEVRVVAVTGSMGKTTTKDLLGQLLTPEVGEDAIVVPTGSFNNEIGLPLTVLRADAGTRLLVLEMGADRPGNIAELTRLAPPDVGVVLAVGTAHLGQFGDVETIARTKGEMAEGVLPGGTVVLNVDDSRVAAMASRAADGAEVVTFGTISAADVRAVDVTVDGGRAAFTLTHGAATAPVALRLVGAHHVTNALAAATAALRLGVPLDVVAERLGRATPLSPHRMAVTDRPDGVTIVDDAYNANPDSVRAALRTLAVMAGRTRRSVAVLGEMLELGESSRVEHDAVGRLAVRLNVKLLVVVGEGAYHVHEGAQQEGSWGEESLFVPDLDAARAVLADELRAGDVVLVKASHGSGLWRLADELVEVGA
- the mraY gene encoding phospho-N-acetylmuramoyl-pentapeptide-transferase encodes the protein MIAILAAAGVSLLVALLGTPLFIRFLVHRNYGQFVRQDGPTAHFTKRGTPTMGGVVIIAATLLGVAASMIMAGRAPSATVLLALYLMTGLGLVGFLDDFTKIRKQRSLGLTARAKIVGQGFVGISFAVLALQFPNENSRTPASTKISVLRDTNLDLAFAGATIGLILFVVWANFLITAWSNAVNLTDGLDGLATGSSLVVFGAYVLVGVWQLNQSCQRLAAAGPGCYEVRDPQDIAIVAAAVMGACVGFLWWNASPAKIFMGDTGSLALGGALAALSILSRTEILAAVIGGLFVIIVLSDVIQIGSFKLTGKRVFKMAPLHHHFELSGWGEVTIVIRFWLVAGFFAALGMGAFYAEWVVS